A genomic segment from Burkholderia plantarii encodes:
- a CDS encoding nitrite/sulfite reductase has translation MYRYTDFDRAFVRSRAAQFRDQLERWQDGRLGEDAFRPLRLQNGWYVQRHAPMLRVAVPYGELSSAQLRVLARVARDYDVPEPEVYRRALDAQRALGTVRLPTRHAHFTTRTNVQFNWIPLDRAADVMDLLASVDMHGIQTSGNCIRNISCDERAGVAPDEIADPRPFAEIMRQWTTLHPEFAFLPRKFKIAITGADEDRAATAWHDVGLRLVHDAAGELGFRVTAGGGMGRTPVIGTPMREFVPWRHIMNYLEAIVRVYNQYGRRDNKYKARIKILVKAEGQRFIDDVEAEFRQIVEHDGGPHTIPDAELARVRACFVVPDAVAARLAGATDAGAAARLAEAAARTPALAGWLARNVAPHRDPALRIVTLSFKRTLQAPGDASADQLERVATLVDRFSAGEARVTHAQNVVLPWVHADDLLALWEAARAEGLASANVHLLTDMIACPGGDFCALANARSLPIADAIAERYQDLDELEDLGEIDLHVSGCINSCGHHHSGHIGILGVDKDGREWYQITLGGADGSARGGEARAGKVIGPSFSAREVPDVIDAVLSTYVALRATPAAPDAPNARRETFIETVGRVGIEPFKAAAQAARRATPAEEQPA, from the coding sequence ATGTATCGATATACCGATTTCGACCGCGCGTTCGTGCGCAGTCGCGCCGCGCAATTCCGCGATCAGCTCGAACGCTGGCAGGACGGCCGGCTCGGCGAGGACGCATTCCGCCCGCTGCGGCTGCAGAACGGCTGGTACGTGCAGCGCCATGCGCCGATGCTGCGCGTGGCGGTGCCCTACGGCGAGCTGTCGAGCGCCCAGCTGCGCGTGCTGGCCCGCGTGGCGCGCGACTACGACGTGCCCGAGCCCGAGGTCTACCGCCGGGCGCTCGACGCGCAGCGCGCGCTCGGCACCGTGCGGCTGCCCACGCGTCACGCGCACTTCACGACGCGCACCAACGTGCAGTTCAACTGGATCCCGCTCGACCGCGCGGCCGACGTGATGGACCTGCTCGCCAGCGTCGACATGCACGGCATCCAGACCAGCGGCAACTGCATCCGCAACATCTCGTGCGACGAGCGCGCCGGCGTGGCGCCCGACGAGATCGCCGACCCGCGCCCGTTCGCCGAAATCATGCGGCAGTGGACGACGCTGCACCCCGAGTTCGCGTTCCTGCCGCGCAAGTTCAAGATCGCGATCACGGGCGCGGACGAGGACCGCGCGGCCACCGCCTGGCACGACGTCGGGCTGCGGCTCGTGCATGACGCCGCCGGCGAACTCGGCTTTCGCGTCACCGCGGGCGGCGGGATGGGCCGCACGCCGGTGATCGGCACGCCGATGCGCGAGTTCGTGCCGTGGCGGCACATCATGAACTACCTCGAGGCGATCGTGCGCGTGTACAACCAGTACGGCCGCCGCGACAACAAATACAAGGCTCGCATCAAGATCCTCGTGAAGGCCGAGGGGCAGCGCTTCATCGACGACGTCGAGGCCGAGTTCCGCCAGATCGTCGAGCACGACGGCGGCCCGCACACGATTCCCGACGCGGAACTCGCGCGCGTGCGAGCCTGCTTCGTGGTGCCCGACGCCGTCGCGGCACGCCTCGCCGGCGCGACCGATGCAGGCGCCGCGGCGCGTCTCGCCGAGGCCGCCGCGCGCACGCCGGCGCTGGCCGGCTGGCTCGCGCGCAACGTCGCGCCGCATCGTGATCCGGCGCTGCGGATCGTCACGTTGTCGTTCAAGCGGACCCTGCAGGCACCCGGCGACGCATCGGCCGACCAGCTCGAACGCGTGGCCACGCTGGTCGATCGCTTCTCGGCCGGCGAGGCGCGCGTCACGCATGCGCAGAACGTGGTGCTGCCGTGGGTCCACGCCGACGACCTGCTGGCGCTCTGGGAAGCGGCGCGCGCCGAAGGGCTCGCGAGCGCGAACGTCCACCTGCTGACCGACATGATCGCGTGCCCGGGCGGCGATTTCTGCGCGCTCGCCAACGCACGCTCGCTGCCGATCGCCGACGCGATCGCCGAGCGCTACCAGGACCTCGACGAACTCGAGGACCTCGGCGAAATCGATCTGCACGTCAGCGGCTGCATCAACTCGTGCGGCCATCACCACAGCGGCCACATCGGCATCCTCGGCGTCGACAAGGACGGCCGCGAGTGGTATCAGATCACGCTTGGCGGCGCCGACGGCTCCGCGCGCGGCGGCGAGGCGCGCGCGGGCAAGGTGATCGGCCCGTCGTTCTCGGCGCGCGAGGTGCCCGACGTGATCGACGCCGTGCTGTCCACCTACGTCGCGCTGCGCGCAACGCCTGCCGCACCGGACGCGCCAAACGCGCGCCGCGAGACCTTCATCGAGACCGTGGGCCGGGTCGGCATCGAGCCGTTCAAGGCCGCCGCGCAGGCCGCGCGCCGCGCCACACCCGCCGAGGAGCAGCCCGCATGA